The following coding sequences are from one Lycium ferocissimum isolate CSIRO_LF1 chromosome 3, AGI_CSIRO_Lferr_CH_V1, whole genome shotgun sequence window:
- the LOC132049228 gene encoding transcription initiation factor IIB-2-like, whose product MGDSYCLDCKRNTEVVVDHAAGDTVCSECGLVLEARSIDETSEWRTFADESGDHDPNRVGGPVNPLLGDVGLSTVISKGPNGSNGDGSLARLQNRGGDPERALVMAFKAIANMADRLSLVSTIKDRASEIYKRLEDQKCTRGRNLEALVAACIYIACRQEGKARTVKEICSIANGPTKKDIGRAKEFIVKQLKVEMGESMEMGTIHAGDYLRRFCSNIGMNHEEIKAVQETVKKSEEFDIRRSPISIAAAIIYMLTQLTDAKKPLRDISIATTVAEGTIKNAYKDLYPHASKIIPEWYLKDKDIKSLCSPKA is encoded by the exons ATGGGCGATTCATACTGTTTGGACTGCAAGCGTAACACGGAGGTAGTAGTTGACCATGCGGCGGGCGATACGGTATGTTCGGAGTGTGGACTGGTATTGGAAGCTCGGTCAATTGATGAGACATCTGAGTGGCGTACATTTGCTGATGAATCGGGTGATCATGACCCGAACCGTGTTGGTGGACCCGTTAACCCGTTACTTGGTGATGTGGGTCTTAGTACTGTTATTTCTAAAGGGCCTAATGGGAGTAATGGAGATGGTTCTTTAGCTAGGTTGCAGAATAGAGGTGGTGATCCTGAACGTGCCCTTGTTATGGCTTTTAAAGCTATTGCTAATATGGCTGATAG GTTGAGCCTTGTTTCTACCATAAAG GACCGAGCAAGTGAGATATACAAAAGGTTGGAAGACCAGAAGTGTACGAGAGGAAGGAATCTGGAGGCCTTGGTGGCTGCTTGTATTTACATTGCGTGTCGGCAAGAAGGCAAAGCACGTACTGTAAAAG AAATATGCTCAATCGCCAATGGACCTACAAAGAAGGATATTGGCCGAGCAAAAGAATTCATTGTGAAACAACTGAAGGTTGAAATGGGAGAATCAATGGAGATGGGGACTATACATGCTGGAGACTATCTG AGACGTTTCTGTTCTAACATTGGTATGAACCATGAAGAGATTAAGGCTGTCCAAGAAACGGTCAAGAAGTCAGAAGAGTTTGATATAAG GAGGAGTCCTATATCAATTGCTGCAGCAATAATATACATGCTAACACAGCTTACGGATGCAAAGAAACCACTGCGAG ATATCTCAATTGCAACCACAGTTGCAGAAGGGACTATCAAGAATGCATACAAGGATCTCTATCCCCATGCTTCCAAAATAATACCTGAATGGTATCTCAAGGATAAGGACATTAAGAGCCTGTGCAGTCCCAAGGCTTAG